One Brachybacterium kimchii genomic window carries:
- a CDS encoding ferrochelatase, with the protein MTENPAPLPQDVPYDAILFASFGGPEQQEDVVPFLRNVTRGRGIPDERLEVVGEHYRKLGGRSPINDQNRDLIARFERALAAAGIDLPVYWGNRNWAPFTSDVVGRIGADGHRRVLAVATSPYSSYSSCRQYREDYAKALVANDLVGEMEIQKIRAYFDHPGFLEPVRDGVRAAITQMRDAGHDASRTRVLFSTHSIPHVMSSASGPAEKDAADPSADDVGGWYVAQHLAACRWVMEQLGGTDGASADGGPAIAAPDWELVYQSRSGAPHVPWLEPDINDRMHEIREHDEADAVIVVPIGFVTDHVEVVWDLDTEAAETAEELGLAFTRVATSGTDERFVEGLVDLVREHVEPGHSPRAVTDFGVVEDTCGALCCLNGSTHARPVPVEGTPLDTVEQIAHAMQDDEQMLALIAEEQAAHAEQSRAGSEVPA; encoded by the coding sequence ATGACCGAGAACCCCGCACCTCTCCCCCAGGACGTCCCCTACGACGCCATCCTGTTCGCCTCCTTCGGCGGGCCGGAGCAGCAGGAGGACGTGGTGCCGTTCCTGCGCAACGTCACCCGCGGACGCGGGATCCCGGACGAGCGGCTCGAGGTCGTCGGCGAGCACTACCGCAAGCTGGGCGGTCGCTCCCCGATCAACGACCAGAACCGCGACCTGATCGCCCGCTTCGAGCGCGCGCTGGCCGCGGCCGGCATCGACCTGCCGGTCTACTGGGGGAACCGCAACTGGGCGCCGTTCACGAGCGACGTGGTCGGGCGGATCGGCGCCGACGGGCACCGCCGGGTGCTCGCGGTCGCCACGAGCCCCTACTCCTCCTACTCCTCGTGCCGCCAGTACCGCGAGGACTACGCGAAGGCGCTGGTCGCGAACGATCTCGTGGGCGAGATGGAGATCCAGAAGATCCGCGCCTACTTCGACCATCCCGGGTTCCTCGAGCCCGTGCGCGACGGGGTGCGCGCGGCGATCACGCAGATGCGCGACGCCGGCCACGACGCCTCCCGCACCCGGGTGCTGTTCTCCACGCACTCGATCCCCCACGTCATGTCCAGCGCCTCCGGCCCCGCCGAGAAGGACGCAGCAGACCCGTCGGCCGACGACGTCGGCGGCTGGTACGTCGCCCAGCACCTCGCGGCGTGCCGCTGGGTGATGGAGCAGCTCGGGGGGACCGACGGCGCATCGGCCGACGGGGGCCCGGCGATCGCCGCGCCCGACTGGGAGCTCGTCTACCAGTCCCGCTCGGGCGCTCCGCACGTGCCGTGGCTCGAGCCCGACATCAACGACCGCATGCACGAGATCCGCGAGCACGACGAGGCCGACGCGGTGATCGTGGTCCCGATCGGCTTCGTCACCGACCACGTCGAGGTCGTCTGGGACCTGGACACCGAGGCCGCCGAGACCGCCGAGGAGCTCGGCCTGGCGTTCACGCGCGTGGCGACCTCCGGGACCGACGAGCGCTTCGTCGAGGGCCTCGTGGACCTCGTGCGCGAGCACGTCGAGCCCGGGCACAGCCCCCGCGCGGTCACCGACTTCGGCGTCGTCGAGGATACCTGCGGCGCTCTGTGCTGCCTGAACGGCTCGACGCACGCCCGCCCCGTCCCCGTCGAGGGCACGCCCCTGGACACAGTCGAGCAGATCGCCCACGCCATGCAGGACGACGAGCAGATGCTCGCGCTCATCGCCGAGGAGCAGGCCGCGCACGCCGAGCAGTCGCGCGCAGGCTCCGAGGTCCCGGCGTGA
- the hemC gene encoding hydroxymethylbilane synthase: MSADGAPVLRVGTRGSDLALAQSGQIAGRVAGEDRVELVRVRTHGDVDRTSPLAQIGGTGVFVTAVREALLGGEVDVVVHSAKDLPTAPVPGIVMACVPEREDARDALCARDGLTLETLPQGAKVGTGSPRRAAQLRRARADLEVVGIRGNVETRLARALGEDADLDAVVLAAAGLLRLGRREVISEFLSPDVLLPAPAQGALAVECAETSAGAWFEPGMRAADHAPTRAAVAAERSLLRTLEAGCSAPVGALGTVSGAGSGAGSGGADDASEGPVLTLRGLAISEDGTQVFEGTRSTPVDLADPAALEADAVRLGQDLAADLLDAGAARVLSAVGSSAAGQSTAGQSTAGPGTAGGDAAS; the protein is encoded by the coding sequence GTGAGCGCCGACGGGGCCCCCGTGCTGCGCGTCGGCACCCGCGGATCCGATCTCGCGCTCGCCCAGTCGGGCCAGATCGCCGGGCGCGTCGCAGGCGAGGACCGCGTCGAGCTCGTCCGGGTGCGCACGCACGGGGACGTCGACCGCACCAGCCCGCTCGCGCAGATCGGCGGCACCGGCGTGTTCGTCACCGCCGTGCGGGAGGCCCTGCTGGGCGGGGAGGTCGACGTCGTCGTCCATTCCGCCAAGGACCTTCCCACCGCGCCCGTCCCCGGCATCGTGATGGCCTGCGTGCCCGAGCGCGAGGACGCCCGCGACGCCCTCTGCGCCAGGGACGGCCTGACCCTCGAGACCCTCCCGCAGGGCGCGAAGGTCGGCACCGGCTCCCCGCGCCGCGCCGCCCAGCTGCGCCGCGCCCGCGCCGACCTCGAGGTCGTGGGCATCCGCGGGAACGTCGAGACGCGGCTCGCCCGCGCGCTCGGCGAGGACGCGGACCTCGACGCCGTGGTGCTCGCCGCCGCCGGCCTGCTGCGCCTGGGCCGCAGAGAGGTGATCAGCGAGTTCCTGAGCCCCGACGTGCTGCTGCCCGCGCCCGCCCAGGGCGCGCTGGCCGTCGAATGCGCCGAGACCTCCGCGGGCGCCTGGTTCGAGCCCGGCATGCGCGCGGCAGACCATGCCCCGACCCGCGCGGCCGTCGCCGCGGAGCGCTCCCTGCTGCGCACCCTCGAGGCCGGTTGCTCGGCGCCCGTCGGCGCCCTCGGCACGGTCTCGGGCGCGGGCTCGGGCGCGGGCTCGGGCGGCGCCGACGACGCCTCCGAGGGCCCCGTGCTCACCCTGCGCGGCCTCGCGATCTCCGAGGACGGCACCCAGGTCTTCGAGGGCACCCGCAGCACGCCCGTCGACCTCGCCGACCCGGCGGCCCTCGAGGCCGACGCGGTGCGCCTGGGCCAGGACCTCGCCGCCGACCTCCTCGACGCCGGGGCCGCCCGCGTGCTGAGCGCCGTAGGGTCCAGCGCGGCAGGACAGAGCACCGCAGGACAGAGCACCGCAGGGCCGGGCACCGCAGGGGGCGACGCCGCATCGTGA
- a CDS encoding glutamyl-tRNA reductase: MLAAVRATHEHLDLGVLDVLTRDAADLPEVIENLNADGGPLDGWVVMSTCNRLEVYLDTQRFHDGLDLVVEAVSETSGLDAELVSVCFETAMGAPVAEHLYEVTAGLRSVVLGEAEIAGQVRAAFDAARGAGHTTAQLNDLFQIGFRFAKRVASRTPVGAAGRSGVAIALDHAVGLIGPLHDKDVLVIGTGAYARLGVADLTRRGAGRVRVHSGSGRALGFAERHGIEAIRADQLGTAIREADLVLACSGRGTSLFPDHFRDVGPTLILDLALHSDLHPLVRHLNDVQVLDLSDLTIEIDEEAAPVLEAARQIIADGVAQFTARQEYRRVDPAMAALRRSLGEATDAEVARLRRGGKGEEADDVERSIRRILAKVMHSPTARARELAEQGDADKFVQAFHTIFGVDLGEADAPAEGDHLTSPWVRLDRTVPPEAVREGALLTGGTPGAPADAGSAGSASSAAASGADGTAAGEGAAPAAPTADTMKALAKLARMGVQENVRQNPSACPLTPAQQQAFLEQVGHGRS; this comes from the coding sequence ATGCTCGCCGCCGTCCGTGCCACTCATGAGCACCTCGATCTCGGGGTGCTGGACGTGCTCACCCGCGATGCGGCCGACCTCCCCGAGGTCATCGAGAACCTCAACGCCGACGGGGGGCCGCTCGACGGCTGGGTCGTCATGTCCACGTGCAACCGCCTCGAGGTCTACCTCGACACCCAGCGCTTCCACGACGGGCTCGACCTCGTCGTCGAGGCCGTGAGCGAGACCAGCGGCCTGGACGCCGAGCTGGTCTCCGTGTGCTTCGAGACCGCGATGGGCGCGCCCGTCGCCGAGCACCTCTACGAGGTCACCGCGGGGCTGCGCTCCGTCGTCCTCGGCGAGGCGGAGATCGCCGGACAGGTGCGCGCGGCCTTCGACGCCGCCCGCGGCGCCGGCCACACCACCGCGCAGCTCAACGACCTCTTCCAGATCGGCTTCCGCTTCGCCAAGCGGGTCGCCTCCCGCACCCCGGTGGGCGCTGCCGGCCGCTCCGGCGTCGCGATCGCGCTCGACCACGCCGTCGGCCTCATCGGACCGTTGCATGACAAGGACGTGCTGGTCATCGGCACCGGCGCCTACGCGCGCCTGGGCGTCGCCGACCTCACCCGCCGCGGCGCGGGCCGCGTGCGCGTGCACTCCGGCTCCGGGCGCGCCCTCGGATTCGCCGAGCGCCACGGCATCGAGGCCATCCGCGCCGACCAGCTCGGGACCGCGATCCGCGAGGCCGACCTCGTGCTCGCCTGCTCCGGCCGCGGCACGAGCCTGTTCCCCGACCACTTCCGGGACGTCGGCCCGACGCTCATCCTCGACCTCGCCCTGCACTCCGACCTGCACCCCCTGGTGCGCCACCTCAACGACGTGCAGGTGCTGGACCTCTCCGACCTCACCATCGAGATCGACGAGGAGGCCGCCCCCGTGCTCGAGGCCGCTCGGCAGATCATCGCCGACGGCGTCGCCCAGTTCACCGCCCGCCAGGAGTATCGGCGCGTGGACCCTGCGATGGCCGCGCTGCGCCGCTCGCTGGGCGAGGCGACTGACGCGGAGGTCGCGCGTCTGCGCCGCGGCGGCAAGGGCGAGGAGGCCGACGACGTCGAGCGGTCGATCCGCCGCATCCTCGCGAAGGTCATGCACTCGCCCACGGCCCGCGCCCGCGAGCTCGCCGAGCAGGGCGACGCGGACAAGTTCGTGCAGGCCTTCCACACCATCTTCGGCGTCGACCTCGGGGAGGCCGACGCCCCCGCCGAGGGCGACCACCTCACGAGCCCCTGGGTCCGGCTGGACCGCACCGTCCCGCCGGAGGCCGTGCGCGAGGGCGCCCTGCTGACGGGCGGGACGCCGGGCGCTCCGGCGGACGCCGGGTCGGCTGGTTCCGCGTCGTCGGCCGCCGCGTCGGGGGCCGACGGGACGGCAGCAGGAGAGGGCGCCGCTCCCGCCGCCCCGACTGCCGACACCATGAAGGCCCTCGCCAAGCTCGCGCGCATGGGCGTGCAGGAGAACGTGCGCCAGAACCCCTCGGCCTGCCCCCTGACGCCCGCGCAGCAGCAGGCGTTCCTCGAGCAGGTCGGCCACGGCCGGTCCTGA
- a CDS encoding protoporphyrinogen/coproporphyrinogen oxidase: MSTRVLVLGGGLAGLLAARRHARGGARVTLVERREDVGGAVRGVDLGDLVVNAGAEAYGTASGAVDALLRDLGLDERVVSPRAGLGSRVVSEAGALGSPPGGLLGIPGDPLSREVRAALGTTGALRAWAERLLPASYGFAEGVSVAEYVRRRMGARVAERLVAPIIGGVHSADPHTLELASVLPRLEETVRETGSLAAAVRRLRPQPHASAGTAVRALDPTMALLPGALADDLLSHGGTMLSGTRAVGVRWGSVPPEGADATDLQQDGTDAAWQVRLEGAHAGTLAADHLVIATDPGTARDLLLGNGAVEVDGSDAGADTNAGADTDADHSLAEVARAIPPSPAVAVRLVLLALEAPELDSFPSGTGALVAPGTRGIRAKGLTHASAKWEHVERAARERFGPHAHVLRLSYGRPGEVLPGDDALTDEQVTDLALADASAILGTALTREQLRAARTVTWRRTMRQARPGHRAALEDLDRILGSAGLPLELTGAWRAGTGLDALVRHDGRTS; the protein is encoded by the coding sequence GTGAGCACCCGTGTCCTCGTCCTCGGCGGAGGCCTCGCCGGGCTCCTGGCCGCGCGCCGGCATGCGCGCGGCGGGGCCCGCGTCACCCTCGTCGAGCGTCGTGAGGACGTGGGCGGGGCCGTGCGCGGCGTCGACCTGGGCGACCTCGTGGTCAACGCCGGCGCCGAGGCCTACGGCACCGCCTCCGGCGCGGTCGACGCCCTGCTCCGGGACCTCGGCCTCGACGAGCGCGTCGTGAGCCCCCGCGCCGGGCTCGGCTCCCGCGTGGTCTCCGAGGCCGGCGCGCTGGGCTCCCCGCCCGGCGGCCTGCTGGGCATCCCGGGCGATCCGCTGTCCCGCGAGGTGCGCGCGGCCCTCGGCACGACGGGCGCGCTGCGCGCCTGGGCCGAGCGTCTCCTCCCCGCCTCCTACGGCTTCGCCGAGGGCGTGAGCGTCGCCGAGTACGTGCGGCGCCGCATGGGCGCCCGCGTCGCGGAGCGCCTGGTCGCCCCGATCATCGGCGGCGTGCACTCGGCCGACCCGCACACCCTCGAGCTCGCGAGCGTGCTGCCGCGCCTCGAGGAGACCGTGCGCGAGACCGGCTCCCTCGCCGCGGCCGTGCGCCGCCTGCGTCCGCAGCCCCATGCCTCCGCGGGCACCGCGGTGCGGGCGCTCGACCCGACGATGGCGCTGCTGCCCGGGGCTCTGGCCGACGATCTGCTGTCCCATGGCGGCACGATGCTCAGCGGCACCCGCGCGGTCGGCGTGCGGTGGGGCAGCGTCCCGCCGGAAGGCGCCGATGCGACCGACCTCCAGCAGGACGGCACCGACGCGGCCTGGCAGGTCCGCCTCGAGGGCGCGCACGCCGGCACCCTCGCCGCCGACCATCTCGTGATCGCGACCGACCCCGGCACCGCACGCGACCTGCTGCTCGGGAACGGAGCCGTGGAGGTCGACGGCTCCGATGCCGGCGCCGACACCAATGCCGGCGCTGACACCGACGCCGACCACAGCCTCGCGGAGGTCGCCCGCGCGATCCCGCCGAGCCCCGCCGTCGCGGTCCGCCTCGTGCTGCTGGCGCTCGAGGCCCCGGAGCTCGACTCCTTCCCCTCGGGCACGGGAGCGCTGGTCGCACCCGGCACCCGCGGGATCCGCGCGAAGGGCCTCACCCACGCGAGCGCGAAGTGGGAGCACGTGGAGCGCGCCGCGCGCGAGCGCTTCGGACCGCACGCCCACGTGCTGCGCCTGTCCTACGGCCGCCCCGGCGAGGTGCTGCCGGGGGACGACGCCCTCACCGACGAGCAGGTCACCGATCTCGCCCTCGCCGACGCCTCCGCGATCCTCGGCACCGCGCTCACCCGCGAGCAGCTGCGGGCCGCGCGCACCGTCACCTGGCGGCGCACCATGCGGCAGGCCCGCCCGGGCCACCGCGCCGCCCTCGAAGACCTCGACCGCATCCTCGGCAGCGCTGGGCTGCCGCTGGAGCTGACCGGCGCATGGCGCGCCGGGACGGGGCTCGACGCCCTCGTCCGACACGATGGAAGGACATCATGA
- the hemQ gene encoding hydrogen peroxide-dependent heme synthase encodes MSSEDTHQTPSAASTPSAPSGGETVRYTSYTVFTRVEAADAPREQVAAEIEKVVAAIEAEGTVVRGIYDASLFRAESDLMLWMHAETPEALQDALRRFERTRAAEGLVRSWSAVGVHREAEFSRSHAPAFLSPSRTPQQWVTVYPFTRSYEWYLLPDEERRDMLIEHGTLGRTYPQVHANTVAAFALGDWEWLLSFESDDLHDLVDMMRALRYTGARLHVRDELPFHVGRRLAAADDVAAILV; translated from the coding sequence ATGAGCAGCGAAGACACCCACCAGACCCCGTCGGCCGCCTCGACCCCGTCGGCCCCCTCCGGCGGAGAGACGGTCCGGTACACCTCGTACACCGTGTTCACGCGCGTCGAGGCGGCCGACGCCCCGCGCGAGCAGGTCGCGGCGGAGATCGAGAAGGTCGTGGCCGCGATCGAGGCCGAGGGCACCGTGGTGCGCGGCATCTACGACGCCTCGCTGTTCCGCGCCGAGTCCGACCTGATGCTGTGGATGCACGCCGAGACCCCCGAGGCCCTGCAGGACGCCCTGCGCCGCTTCGAGCGCACGCGCGCCGCCGAGGGCCTGGTGCGCTCGTGGTCGGCCGTCGGCGTGCACCGCGAGGCCGAGTTCTCCCGCTCTCACGCCCCCGCCTTCCTCTCCCCCTCGCGCACCCCGCAGCAGTGGGTCACGGTCTACCCCTTCACCCGCTCGTACGAGTGGTACCTGCTGCCCGACGAGGAGCGCCGGGACATGCTCATCGAGCACGGCACTCTGGGCCGCACCTACCCGCAGGTCCACGCGAACACCGTCGCCGCCTTCGCGCTCGGCGACTGGGAGTGGCTGCTGTCCTTCGAGTCCGACGACCTCCACGATCTCGTCGACATGATGCGCGCCCTGCGCTACACCGGCGCCCGCCTGCACGTGCGCGACGAGCTGCCCTTCCACGTGGGCCGACGCCTGGCCGCCGCCGACGACGTCGCCGCCATCCTCGTCTGA
- the hemB gene encoding porphobilinogen synthase: MTSIDPDQRVADYRAQLPAHLSPARRPRRLRTTEAMRSLVRETTLRPSDLVLPMFVREGIDAPVPITSMPGVVQHTEDSLLEAAREAADRGVGGIILFGVPATKDAVGSAASDPDSFVNRAIARLAEEIGEDLVIMADLCLDEFTDHGHCGVLDSRGRVDNDATLVRYREIALAQARAGVHMIGPSGMMDGQIAAIRDALDEAGFGDVSIFAYSAKYSSAFYGPFREAVDSSLEGDRRTYQQDPGNGREARLEVELDVDEGADLVMVKPGMPYLDVLRDIADSSPVPVGSYQISGEYAMIEAASANGWIDRDRAIMESLLGFKRAGASMILTYWASEVAGWIQNGLPAHLRPFV; the protein is encoded by the coding sequence ATGACCTCCATCGATCCTGATCAGCGCGTCGCCGACTACCGCGCGCAGCTTCCCGCCCACCTCTCGCCCGCCCGTCGGCCCCGCCGCCTGCGCACCACCGAGGCCATGCGCTCCCTGGTGCGCGAGACCACGCTGCGGCCGTCAGACCTGGTCCTGCCGATGTTCGTGCGCGAGGGGATCGACGCGCCCGTGCCGATCACCTCGATGCCCGGGGTCGTCCAGCACACCGAGGACTCCCTGCTCGAGGCGGCCCGCGAGGCCGCCGACCGGGGCGTCGGCGGGATCATCCTGTTCGGCGTCCCCGCGACGAAGGACGCGGTGGGCTCCGCCGCGAGCGACCCCGACTCCTTCGTGAACCGGGCGATCGCGCGCCTCGCCGAGGAGATCGGCGAGGACCTCGTGATCATGGCCGACCTCTGCCTGGACGAGTTCACCGACCACGGCCACTGCGGCGTCCTGGACTCCCGCGGCCGCGTCGACAACGACGCCACCCTGGTGCGCTACCGCGAGATCGCCCTCGCGCAGGCCCGCGCGGGCGTCCACATGATCGGCCCCTCGGGGATGATGGACGGCCAGATCGCCGCGATCCGCGACGCCCTGGACGAGGCCGGCTTCGGCGACGTCTCGATCTTCGCCTACAGCGCGAAGTACTCCTCGGCGTTCTACGGCCCGTTCCGCGAGGCCGTCGACTCCTCGCTCGAGGGCGATCGCCGCACCTACCAGCAGGATCCCGGCAACGGCAGGGAGGCCCGCCTCGAGGTCGAGCTCGACGTCGACGAGGGCGCGGACCTGGTGATGGTCAAGCCCGGCATGCCCTACCTCGACGTGCTGCGCGACATCGCCGACTCCTCCCCGGTGCCCGTGGGCAGCTACCAGATCAGCGGGGAGTACGCGATGATCGAGGCGGCGAGCGCGAACGGCTGGATCGACCGCGACCGCGCCATCATGGAATCGCTGCTCGGCTTCAAGCGCGCCGGCGCCTCGATGATCCTCACCTACTGGGCCTCCGAGGTCGCCGGCTGGATCCAGAACGGACTGCCCGCCCACCTGCGCCCGTTCGTCTGA
- a CDS encoding HAD family hydrolase: MLLLIDLDNTLIDRDGGFARWATSFVEDLGGGREDLDWLLTADAHGYAPRRVLADGLRERLRLSTDPEELVSQLRRGHLPYIEPYSGVVEELQSLRGAGIPIVVVTNGRTEQQSRKLELTGIGDLVDHVVISESVGVKKPSAGIFHAALERLGSAADPGAVWMVGDHPDADIAGGRAAGCSTGWVRHGRSWDEQGRDWRPTVQAETTREVLQLIADDAGLLRAASPAGE; encoded by the coding sequence ATGCTGCTGCTGATCGACCTCGACAACACCCTCATCGACCGCGACGGCGGCTTCGCGCGCTGGGCGACGAGTTTCGTCGAGGATCTGGGCGGGGGTCGCGAGGACCTGGACTGGCTGCTCACAGCCGATGCGCACGGATACGCTCCACGCCGCGTCCTCGCCGACGGACTGCGCGAGAGGCTGCGCCTGAGCACCGACCCGGAGGAGCTCGTCTCGCAGCTGAGGCGCGGCCACCTCCCCTACATCGAGCCCTACTCCGGTGTGGTCGAGGAGCTGCAGAGCCTGCGCGGGGCCGGCATCCCGATCGTGGTGGTGACCAACGGACGCACGGAGCAGCAGTCCCGCAAGCTCGAGCTCACCGGGATCGGCGACCTCGTCGACCACGTCGTGATCTCCGAATCGGTCGGGGTCAAGAAGCCGTCGGCGGGCATCTTCCACGCGGCGCTCGAGCGTCTCGGGTCGGCCGCGGACCCCGGAGCGGTGTGGATGGTCGGCGATCATCCCGACGCCGACATCGCCGGCGGCCGCGCCGCGGGATGTTCGACCGGCTGGGTGCGCCATGGCAGGTCGTGGGACGAGCAGGGACGGGATTGGCGGCCCACCGTGCAGGCGGAGACCACCCGCGAGGTGCTCCAGCTCATCGCGGACGACGCGGGGCTTCTCAGAGCCGCATCACCAGCAGGAGAGTGA
- a CDS encoding GNAT family N-acetyltransferase translates to MAGADEVPETLGTPRLLLRPARPEDARVHRTLWTERDARVPAHRRIDALGHPTLAEITADLSRRADAVPGAARSPALDSLGLLMVERCHEGDAIGYCGLIEEDDAEGPQIAYELLRATQGNGYATEAAGEVVRWARRAGHDRLRATVWDWNVASLRVLAKLGFEDTGTVTARSPHGLTLLLVMRL, encoded by the coding sequence GTGGCGGGGGCCGATGAGGTGCCGGAGACGCTCGGGACACCGCGCCTGCTGCTGCGGCCCGCCCGCCCCGAGGACGCCCGCGTGCATCGCACGCTCTGGACCGAGCGGGATGCGCGAGTGCCCGCGCATCGCAGGATCGACGCCCTGGGGCACCCGACGCTCGCCGAGATCACCGCAGACCTCTCGCGCCGTGCGGACGCCGTGCCCGGAGCAGCGCGCTCACCGGCGCTGGACTCGCTGGGCCTGCTCATGGTGGAGCGGTGCCACGAGGGGGATGCCATCGGGTACTGCGGCCTCATCGAGGAGGACGACGCCGAGGGACCGCAGATCGCCTACGAGCTCCTGCGCGCGACCCAGGGCAACGGATACGCGACCGAGGCCGCAGGGGAGGTCGTCCGCTGGGCTCGGCGCGCTGGTCACGATCGCCTGCGCGCGACGGTGTGGGACTGGAACGTCGCTTCGCTGCGCGTGCTGGCGAAGCTCGGATTCGAGGACACGGGCACCGTCACCGCGCGTTCCCCTCATGGCCTCACTCTCCTGCTGGTGATGCGGCTCTGA
- the hemE gene encoding uroporphyrinogen decarboxylase, whose amino-acid sequence MSDQMSPAPAARPGTAQAPQATAQDTPTLVRRLRGEAVDPATPASVWFMRQAGRSLPEYREAREGTGMLEACLMPELAAEITLQPVRRHRVDAGIFFSDIVVPAKIAGLAVEIVPGRGPVFDHPIRTVADIDALPPIDDSLEESLEPIREAVRLVTAELGATPLIGFCGAPFTVASYMVEGGPSRDHLRTRALMREDPAAWDRLAGWVAELSGRFLRAQVTAGARAVQLFDSWVGALSAETYLAHVQRHSAAVLGAVADLDVPRIHFGVGASHLLREMHAAGATTMGVDHRIALDQAIDLLGGDVPVQGNIDPAVLFTGADARYAEADAVLARGASAPGHVVNLGHGVPPDTDPGVLTDLVAYLHEQSSAAREPSSTDQAPSTQSTREADAL is encoded by the coding sequence ATGTCAGATCAGATGAGCCCCGCCCCCGCCGCCCGTCCGGGCACTGCGCAGGCCCCGCAGGCCACCGCGCAGGACACCCCGACCCTGGTGCGTCGGCTGCGCGGAGAAGCCGTCGATCCCGCGACGCCCGCATCCGTGTGGTTCATGCGCCAGGCCGGTCGCTCCCTCCCGGAGTACCGCGAGGCCCGCGAGGGCACCGGCATGCTCGAGGCCTGCCTCATGCCCGAGCTCGCCGCCGAGATCACCCTCCAGCCCGTGCGCCGCCATCGTGTGGACGCGGGCATCTTCTTCTCCGACATCGTGGTGCCCGCGAAGATCGCCGGCCTCGCCGTCGAGATCGTCCCCGGCCGGGGCCCCGTCTTCGACCACCCGATCCGCACGGTCGCCGACATCGACGCCCTGCCCCCGATCGACGACTCCCTCGAGGAGTCGCTCGAGCCGATCCGCGAGGCCGTGCGCCTGGTGACCGCCGAGCTCGGCGCGACCCCGCTCATCGGCTTCTGCGGCGCCCCCTTCACCGTCGCCTCCTACATGGTCGAGGGCGGCCCGAGCCGCGATCACCTGCGCACCCGCGCCCTCATGCGCGAGGATCCCGCCGCCTGGGACCGCCTCGCGGGCTGGGTCGCGGAGCTCTCGGGGCGCTTCCTGCGCGCCCAGGTCACCGCGGGCGCCCGGGCCGTGCAGCTGTTCGACTCGTGGGTCGGCGCGCTCTCGGCCGAGACCTACCTGGCGCACGTCCAGCGGCACTCTGCGGCCGTGCTCGGCGCCGTCGCCGACCTCGACGTGCCGCGGATCCACTTCGGCGTGGGCGCGAGCCACCTGCTGCGCGAGATGCACGCGGCCGGCGCGACCACGATGGGCGTCGATCACCGGATCGCTCTCGACCAGGCCATCGACCTCCTCGGCGGCGACGTGCCCGTGCAGGGCAACATCGACCCCGCCGTGCTGTTCACCGGGGCCGACGCCCGCTACGCGGAGGCCGATGCGGTCCTCGCCCGCGGCGCCTCCGCGCCCGGTCACGTGGTGAACCTCGGCCACGGCGTCCCTCCCGACACCGATCCCGGGGTCCTCACCGACCTCGTCGCCTACCTCCACGAGCAGTCCTCCGCGGCCCGCGAACCGTCCTCGACGGACCAGGCCCCGAGCACCCAGAGCACTCGGGAGGCCGACGCGCTGTGA
- a CDS encoding uroporphyrinogen-III synthase, with product MSRDRVLLPRPEGRGDDLTDLLEIAGYDVVRAPFVRIEPAPAADLAPALDRLAGGAYDLLVITSPATVRSLVAVGLRVPAGTEIVAVGGATARALHEAGLEVDLVAEGSGAALVEAVRRHRDAGGSSAPGPGSGPAPDPGAPAPRVLLPASSAAAPTVREGLEGAGMRVEQIDAYHPQHAPLPAQVERDLPGGGFDAIVLTSSMIARRAAQIGVHPRTAVVVIGRPTQEAAVDAGLRVDARAEHPDAPSLARAVHLALAPETTTPPPTSLDSPTGSTSRTSPTRPAAPKE from the coding sequence GTGAGCAGGGACCGCGTCCTCCTCCCCCGCCCCGAGGGGCGCGGGGACGACCTGACCGATCTCCTCGAGATCGCCGGCTACGACGTGGTGCGCGCGCCCTTCGTCCGCATCGAGCCCGCTCCCGCAGCGGACCTCGCCCCCGCCCTCGACCGCCTCGCCGGCGGCGCCTACGACCTGCTGGTCATCACCAGTCCCGCGACCGTGCGCTCGCTCGTCGCCGTGGGTCTGCGGGTCCCCGCGGGCACCGAGATCGTCGCCGTCGGCGGTGCGACGGCCCGCGCCCTGCACGAGGCCGGCCTCGAGGTCGACCTGGTCGCCGAGGGATCCGGGGCCGCGCTCGTCGAGGCGGTCCGCCGCCATCGGGACGCCGGGGGCTCGTCGGCCCCGGGCCCAGGCTCAGGCCCGGCCCCGGACCCGGGCGCTCCCGCGCCGCGCGTGCTGCTGCCCGCCTCGTCGGCCGCCGCGCCGACCGTGCGCGAGGGCCTCGAGGGCGCCGGCATGCGGGTCGAGCAGATCGACGCCTACCACCCGCAGCACGCACCCCTGCCCGCGCAGGTCGAGCGCGACCTGCCCGGCGGCGGCTTCGACGCGATCGTGCTGACCAGCTCGATGATCGCCCGCCGCGCCGCCCAGATCGGCGTGCACCCGCGCACCGCCGTCGTCGTCATCGGCCGCCCCACCCAGGAGGCCGCCGTCGACGCCGGGCTCCGGGTCGACGCGCGCGCCGAGCACCCCGACGCCCCCTCGCTCGCGCGCGCCGTGCACCTCGCGCTCGCGCCCGAGACCACCACTCCCCCACCCACCAGCCTCGACAGCCCCACCGGCTCCACGAGCCGGACCAGCCCGACCCGACCCGCCGCCCCGAAGGAGTGA